Proteins from a genomic interval of Canis lupus familiaris isolate Mischka breed German Shepherd chromosome 33, alternate assembly UU_Cfam_GSD_1.0, whole genome shotgun sequence:
- the APOD gene encoding apolipoprotein D isoform X1, whose amino-acid sequence MSLHVETAFILTKKPRMLTALLLLPALAGLLPAADGQAFHLGRCPTPPVQENFDVHKYLGRWYEIEKIPVSFEKGSCIQANYSLMENGNIKVINQELRSDGTVNQIEGEATQGNLTEPAKLGVKFFWLMPSAPYWVLATDYENYALVYSCTTIVWLFHMDHVWILGRNPYLPPETVTYLKDILTSNDIDIEKMTITDQVNCPESL is encoded by the exons CCCAGGATGCTGACggcgctgctgctgctccccGCGCTGGCCGGCCTCCTCCCCGCCGCAGACGGACAGGCCTTCCACCTGGGGAGATGCCCGACGCCGCCGGTGCAGGAGAACTTCGACGTGCACAAG TATCTTGGACGATGGTACGAAATTGAGAAGATCCCAGTGAGCTTTGAGAAGGGAAGTTGCATCCAAGCCAACTATTCGCTAATGGAAAACGGAAACATCAAAGTGATAAACCAGGAGTTGAG ATCTGATGGGACCGTGAATCAAATCGAAGGCGAAGCCACCCAGGGCAACCTTACAGAGCCTGCCAAGCTGGGAGTTAAGTTTTTCTGGT TGATGCCATCAGCTCCATACTGGGTCCTGGCCACCGACTACGAGAACTACGCCCTCGTGTACTCCTGCACCACAATCGTCTGGCTTTTCCACATGGATCATGTTTGGATCTTGGGAAGAAACCCTTATCTCCCTCCAGAAACAGTGACCTATCTGAAAGATATCCTGACCTCTAATGACATTGACATCGAGAAAATGACTATCACAGATCAGGTGAACTGCCCCGAGTCGCTGTGA